The proteins below come from a single Zea mays cultivar B73 chromosome 8, Zm-B73-REFERENCE-NAM-5.0, whole genome shotgun sequence genomic window:
- the LOC103634668 gene encoding calmodulin: MADQLTDDQIAEFKEAFSLFDKDGDGCITTKELGTVMRSLGQNPTEAELQDMINEVDADGNGTIDFPEFLNLMARKMKDTDSEEELKEAFRVFDKDQNGFISAAELRHVMTNLGEKLTDEEVDEMIREADVDGDGQINYEEFVKVMMAK, translated from the exons ATGGCGGACCAGCTCACCGACGACCAGATCGCCGAGTTCAAGGAAGCATTCAGCCTCTTCGACAAGGACGGCGACG GCTGCATCACCACCAAGGAACTTGGAACTGTGATGCGCTCGTTGGGGCAGAACCCTACTGAGGCTGAGCTTCAGGACATGATCAACGAGGTTGATGCTGATGGCAATGGAACCATCGACTTCCCTGAGTTTCTCAACCTGATGGCACGCAAGATGAAGGACACCGACTCTGAGGAGGAGCTCAAGGAGGCCTTCCGCGTGTTCGACAAGGACCAGAACGGCTTCATCTCTGCTGCTGAGCTTCGACATGTCATGACCAACCTAGGTGAGAAGCTGACGGACGAGGAGGTGGATGAGATGATTCGTGAAGCCGACGTGGACGGTGATGGCCAGATCAACTACGAGGAGTTCGTGAAGGTGATGATGGCCAAGTGA